A DNA window from Allokutzneria albata contains the following coding sequences:
- a CDS encoding helix-turn-helix domain-containing protein, whose amino-acid sequence MSTEAEALLPYEVGDFAKLVREVRERRGWSHAQLAEAADMPLQAVLDFEAARTRPALAAGTMRHLVDVMMD is encoded by the coding sequence ATGTCGACCGAAGCAGAAGCCCTGTTGCCGTACGAGGTGGGCGACTTCGCCAAGCTCGTCCGCGAGGTCCGCGAACGCCGCGGCTGGAGCCACGCCCAGCTGGCCGAAGCCGCCGACATGCCCCTTCAGGCGGTACTCGACTTCGAAGCCGCACGGACCCGCCCCGCACTCGCCGCCGGCACCATGCGCCACCTCGTCGACGTCATGATGGACTGA
- a CDS encoding DUF2848 domain-containing protein — MTELVFELPDGARVPVAVKYLLNGGYAGRSQEDVAAHVAELAELGVPAPSTTPCLYPVAPYLAQQTTTVPVQHGKTSGEAEWALVVTDDDVLLTVACDHTDRELEVHGVAWSKQAAPDVLGTRAWRLSSVEDRSDELTLTAWADDEVIQRGTLAELLPPSYWIEELRARGLLVPGTVLLSGTIPMLPGVNQFARSWRVELASPEDSLSLAYSTSPLPEPVG, encoded by the coding sequence GTGACCGAGCTGGTGTTCGAGCTGCCTGACGGCGCCCGGGTCCCCGTGGCGGTGAAGTACCTGCTCAACGGCGGTTACGCGGGCCGGAGCCAGGAGGATGTGGCCGCCCACGTGGCCGAGCTGGCCGAACTGGGCGTACCCGCGCCTTCGACCACTCCGTGCCTGTACCCGGTGGCGCCGTACCTGGCGCAGCAGACCACGACCGTGCCGGTGCAGCACGGGAAGACCTCGGGCGAGGCGGAGTGGGCGCTGGTCGTGACGGACGACGACGTGCTGCTGACGGTGGCGTGCGACCACACCGACCGCGAACTCGAGGTGCACGGGGTCGCGTGGAGCAAGCAGGCCGCCCCGGACGTGCTCGGCACCCGGGCGTGGCGGTTGTCCTCGGTCGAGGACCGTTCGGACGAGCTGACGCTGACCGCGTGGGCGGACGACGAGGTCATCCAGCGCGGCACGTTGGCCGAGCTGCTGCCGCCGTCCTACTGGATCGAGGAGCTGCGGGCTCGTGGACTGCTGGTGCCGGGCACGGTCCTGCTCTCCGGCACGATCCCCATGCTGCCCGGCGTGAACCAGTTCGCCCGCTCATGGCGCGTGGAACTGGCCTCGCCGGAGGACTCGCTCAGCCTCGCCTACAGCACTTCGCCGCTCCCCGAACCAGTCGGCTGA